The following coding sequences are from one Streptomyces sp. V3I7 window:
- a CDS encoding ribonuclease HII, producing MPYEPPTHTVERSLRATTGAKVIAGVDEVGRGAWAGPVTVCAAVTGLRRPPEGLTDSKLLTIRRRTELAKVLQTWVTAYALGSASPEEIDDLGMTAALRLAAVRALEALPVRPDAVILDGKHDYLGAPWQVRTVIKGDRSCVAVAAASVIAKVQRDKMMAELGVDHADFGFADNAGYPSPVHKVALEKRGPTPYHRLSWAYLDALPQWRHLKKVRTGANGSVPEIEGQLGFDF from the coding sequence ATGCCGTACGAACCACCGACTCACACCGTTGAGCGCTCCCTGCGCGCCACGACCGGAGCGAAGGTCATCGCCGGTGTCGACGAGGTGGGGCGCGGCGCCTGGGCCGGGCCTGTCACCGTCTGTGCGGCGGTCACCGGCCTTCGTCGGCCGCCCGAGGGTCTCACCGACTCCAAGCTGCTCACCATCAGGCGACGCACGGAGTTGGCCAAGGTCCTTCAGACGTGGGTGACCGCCTATGCGCTGGGGAGCGCCTCCCCGGAGGAGATCGACGACCTGGGGATGACCGCGGCCCTGCGGCTCGCGGCGGTACGCGCCCTGGAGGCCCTGCCGGTCCGGCCCGACGCGGTGATCCTCGACGGGAAGCACGACTACCTGGGCGCGCCCTGGCAGGTTCGCACGGTGATCAAGGGCGACCGTTCCTGTGTGGCAGTGGCGGCGGCCTCGGTCATCGCCAAGGTTCAGCGCGACAAAATGATGGCCGAACTGGGCGTCGACCATGCAGACTTCGGGTTTGCGGACAACGCCGGTTATCCGTCGCCCGTGCACAAGGTCGCGCTGGAGAAGCGGGGCCCCACCCCGTACCACCGGTTGTCGTGGGCGTATCTTGATGCGCTGCCCCAGTGGCGGCACCTCAAGAAGGTCCGCACCGGGGCAAACGGAAGCGTTCCGGAGATCGAGGGCCAGCTCGGCTTCGACTTCTGA